Proteins encoded together in one Acidobacteriota bacterium window:
- a CDS encoding helix-turn-helix domain-containing protein: MERKAISIMKACELVGVSRRTIYNWITAGKVEYVRTAGGSIRIFVDSLWRDAATDSSSYQMPYSIPFEALK; the protein is encoded by the coding sequence GTGGAACGGAAAGCTATCTCGATCATGAAGGCATGCGAGTTGGTGGGAGTCAGCCGCCGGACGATCTACAACTGGATCACCGCAGGCAAAGTCGAATACGTTCGCACGGCCGGCGGGTCGATTCGCATCTTCGTCGATTCGCTCTGGCGCGACGCCGCCACCGATTCGTCTTCCTACCAGATGCCGTACAGCATCCCGTTTGAGGCGCTCAAGTGA
- the mfd gene encoding transcription-repair coupling factor produces the protein MPSLKLQELLRGVLVREGFAFSAKAPTTTGPVAIPPEFEGPSSATKAPRLTSAAALEISGLTPAAKALWVAGAATRDPQHEVVIFIVPADRDVDLAVADIRFFLGGLEGSSADELDRAVLPFPSQEVDPYRGLAPHFRIASARARALHALATGVARVVVSSATALLPRVSAPAVLTGLALDLQAGNDVDTTALASLLVDAGFTRTDPVDEHGEFCIRGGVIDIFPAGDDQPARIELLGDTIESIRRYDPGSQRSVGEIARLRIVPLRERPDAGPDGENTHVCLVPFFDYLSGATRRPVFLVSERDEIRDRIERWLAQVTESYSQTRNAPTPEQLLISWPDVDAHLANATNLAELGLGPSDGPAGIAFAFSCHISCQPALSFSGRLADWIAEIRTARQRGDTVLFVAATPGRAERIGEVLADYELRAVQIDRAGDAFAASVLVTTGVLSRGFRLPDANLQIFAETDLFEEEHRAQERVRRSATKAFLSDLRDLKVGDLVVHVDNGIGEFVGLKQLNVSSGFASAGTAAAAGAEEYLELRYAGDDKLFVPVSRLDLIQKFTGGSRPALDRLGGTSWEKAKTRVKKAMRDMAEELLKLYASRKAITGHLFSPDTHWQEEFEGAFPYVLTPDQQSAIEDIKRDMESATPMDRLLCGDVGYGKTEVAMRAAFKAVMDGKQVAFLAPTTVLAFQHIKTLGERFGGFPVRIDMVSRFRTKQEQKASLADLAEGKVDIIVGTHRLLSKDVVFKDLGLLVVDEEQRFGVSHKEKIKQLRKRVDVLTMTATPIPRTLNMSLVGIRDMSIIETPPKDRLAIQTNVVKFDQQVIARAIRSELARGGQIYFVHNRVESIFSIGNLLTRLVPEARVVVGHGQMGEHQLEKAMIDFVARRFDILLATTIVENGLDIPNVNTIFINRADRYGLSQLYQLRGRVGRSDRAAYAYLLVPPEISLSPVAKKRLAAIREFSDLGSGFRVAALDLEIRGAGNLLGGEQSGHIEAVGFEMYMKLLEQAVRELKGEELDDDVRATVNLGIDIRIEESYVPDMAQRLVVYRKVAAARSEQEVGEIIDEARDRYGPLPESMLNLAEYGRIRVMADRLGLESVDRHGEHVVLKFRDSAGSRAPDPQRVLGLLSRRADLTLLPPSSLRLGLVGRTRDSAGRPGHGDRGVPPRTGATAPKSSAYPTGSGGGDVGRQAPSQGGRLPGRWQTAGGKALSPSWWTARATAKSVEPGFTKQEILKPPSEQPRAEGGIFDRVGGLLQQLLQ, from the coding sequence ATGCCGTCACTGAAGCTTCAAGAGTTGCTGCGGGGCGTCCTTGTGCGCGAAGGTTTCGCCTTTTCGGCGAAAGCGCCCACAACGACCGGCCCCGTTGCCATCCCCCCGGAATTTGAGGGGCCGTCGTCTGCAACCAAAGCGCCGCGGCTGACCAGTGCCGCCGCGCTCGAGATTAGCGGTCTTACCCCGGCCGCCAAAGCGCTCTGGGTCGCAGGCGCCGCCACCCGGGATCCCCAACACGAAGTAGTGATCTTCATCGTTCCCGCCGATCGCGACGTCGATCTGGCTGTCGCCGACATCCGCTTCTTTCTCGGAGGCCTGGAAGGCAGCTCAGCCGACGAACTCGATCGCGCCGTCCTGCCGTTTCCCTCACAGGAGGTGGATCCGTACCGCGGCCTCGCTCCGCACTTCCGCATCGCGTCAGCCCGTGCCCGCGCGCTCCACGCGCTGGCCACCGGCGTCGCGCGGGTCGTCGTCTCGTCAGCGACCGCGCTGCTGCCGCGCGTCAGCGCCCCGGCAGTGCTCACCGGGCTCGCACTCGATCTGCAGGCCGGCAACGACGTCGACACAACCGCGCTGGCCAGTCTGCTGGTTGATGCGGGCTTCACCCGCACAGACCCCGTCGACGAACACGGCGAGTTCTGCATTCGTGGCGGCGTGATCGATATCTTCCCGGCCGGCGACGACCAGCCCGCGCGCATCGAGCTTCTCGGCGACACTATCGAATCGATCCGGCGGTACGACCCGGGCTCGCAGCGCTCGGTGGGGGAGATCGCCCGCCTTCGCATCGTTCCGCTCCGCGAGCGCCCCGACGCGGGTCCAGATGGCGAGAACACTCACGTCTGCCTGGTCCCGTTCTTTGACTATCTGAGCGGCGCGACAAGGCGGCCAGTCTTCCTCGTCTCCGAGCGGGATGAGATTCGCGACCGCATCGAGCGATGGCTCGCACAGGTCACAGAGAGCTACAGCCAGACCAGGAACGCGCCCACCCCAGAACAACTGCTGATTTCGTGGCCCGACGTCGATGCGCATCTGGCCAACGCCACCAACCTCGCCGAACTAGGCCTCGGACCGTCGGACGGCCCGGCAGGCATTGCGTTCGCCTTCTCGTGTCACATCTCCTGCCAGCCAGCATTGTCCTTCTCCGGGCGTCTCGCCGACTGGATTGCCGAGATCCGCACCGCTCGCCAGCGCGGCGACACCGTGTTGTTCGTGGCCGCCACCCCGGGTCGCGCCGAGCGCATCGGGGAGGTGCTGGCCGACTACGAATTGCGCGCCGTGCAAATCGATCGCGCCGGAGACGCGTTTGCCGCAAGCGTGCTCGTCACCACCGGCGTGCTGTCGCGCGGATTCCGCCTGCCGGACGCCAACCTGCAGATTTTCGCCGAGACAGATCTCTTCGAGGAAGAGCACCGCGCCCAGGAACGCGTCCGCCGGTCCGCGACCAAGGCGTTCCTCTCCGACCTGCGCGACCTCAAGGTTGGCGATCTCGTCGTCCACGTCGACAACGGCATCGGCGAGTTCGTCGGCCTCAAGCAACTGAACGTCAGTTCCGGATTTGCCAGCGCCGGAACCGCCGCGGCCGCTGGCGCCGAGGAGTACCTCGAGCTTCGCTACGCCGGCGACGACAAGCTGTTCGTGCCCGTGTCGCGCCTGGATCTGATTCAGAAGTTCACCGGCGGATCGCGCCCGGCGCTCGATCGCCTCGGCGGGACGAGCTGGGAGAAGGCCAAGACGCGCGTCAAGAAGGCCATGCGCGACATGGCCGAGGAATTGCTCAAGCTGTACGCCTCGCGCAAGGCCATCACCGGGCACCTGTTCAGTCCCGACACGCACTGGCAGGAGGAGTTCGAGGGCGCGTTTCCGTACGTGCTGACGCCAGACCAGCAATCGGCCATCGAGGACATCAAGCGCGACATGGAATCGGCGACGCCCATGGATCGGCTCCTCTGCGGCGATGTCGGCTACGGCAAGACCGAAGTGGCGATGCGCGCCGCGTTCAAGGCCGTGATGGACGGCAAGCAGGTCGCCTTCCTCGCGCCCACCACCGTGCTCGCCTTCCAGCACATCAAGACGCTCGGCGAGCGCTTCGGCGGCTTCCCGGTTCGCATCGACATGGTCAGCCGCTTCCGGACGAAGCAGGAACAGAAGGCCTCGCTCGCCGATCTCGCCGAAGGCAAAGTGGACATCATCGTCGGCACGCACCGCCTGCTGTCGAAGGATGTCGTCTTCAAGGATCTGGGGCTCCTCGTCGTCGACGAGGAACAGCGCTTCGGCGTGTCGCACAAGGAGAAGATCAAGCAGCTCCGCAAGCGCGTGGACGTTTTGACGATGACCGCGACGCCCATTCCGCGGACGCTGAATATGTCGCTTGTCGGCATTCGCGACATGTCCATCATCGAGACGCCGCCCAAAGATCGCCTCGCGATCCAGACCAATGTCGTCAAGTTCGACCAGCAGGTGATTGCGCGGGCCATTCGCAGCGAACTGGCACGCGGCGGCCAGATCTATTTCGTGCACAACCGCGTGGAATCGATCTTCTCGATCGGGAATTTGCTGACGCGCCTCGTGCCAGAAGCCAGGGTCGTCGTCGGTCACGGCCAGATGGGCGAGCACCAACTCGAGAAGGCGATGATCGACTTCGTCGCCAGGCGCTTCGACATCCTGCTCGCGACGACGATTGTCGAAAACGGCCTCGACATCCCCAACGTCAACACGATCTTCATCAATCGCGCCGACCGCTACGGCCTGTCGCAGCTCTACCAGTTGCGGGGCCGCGTCGGCCGATCGGATCGTGCTGCGTACGCGTATCTGCTGGTGCCGCCAGAAATCTCCCTCTCGCCAGTGGCGAAGAAGCGGCTGGCGGCGATACGCGAGTTCAGCGACCTCGGCAGCGGTTTCCGGGTGGCGGCGCTCGACCTCGAGATTCGCGGTGCCGGCAATCTGCTGGGCGGCGAGCAGAGCGGCCACATCGAGGCCGTGGGCTTCGAGATGTACATGAAGCTGCTCGAGCAGGCCGTGCGCGAACTCAAGGGTGAGGAACTGGATGATGATGTGCGGGCGACGGTGAACCTGGGGATCGACATCCGAATCGAAGAGAGCTATGTGCCGGACATGGCTCAGCGACTGGTCGTGTATCGCAAGGTGGCCGCGGCGCGGAGCGAACAGGAAGTCGGCGAGATCATCGACGAAGCGCGCGATCGCTACGGACCACTGCCCGAATCGATGCTGAATCTCGCCGAGTACGGCCGCATTCGCGTGATGGCCGATCGGCTGGGGCTGGAATCAGTCGACAGGCACGGCGAGCACGTCGTGCTCAAGTTCCGCGACAGCGCCGGGTCGCGGGCGCCCGATCCCCAGCGCGTGCTCGGCCTTCTGTCGCGGCGCGCGGATCTCACGCTGCTGCCGCCCTCTTCTCTTCGGCTTGGCCTGGTGGGTCGCACCCGAGATTCGGCCGGCCGACCGGGGCATGGCGACCGGGGAGTCCCGCCGCGGACGGGCGCGACAGCGCCGAAGTCCTCCGCATACCCAACGGGGAGCGGCGGCGGGGATGTCGGGCGGCAAGCGCCATCCCAGGGCGGCAGACTACCTGGGCGGTGGCAGACCGCAGGCGGCAAGGCACTATCGCCGTCGTGGTGGACCGCCAGGGCGACGGCCAAATCGGTGGAGCCTGGATTCACGAAGCAGGAAATTCTGAAGCCGCCGAGCGAACAACCGCGCGCCGAGGGCGGCATCTTCGACCGGGTTGGGGGGCTCCTGCAGCAGTTACTGCAGTAA
- a CDS encoding sigma-70 family RNA polymerase sigma factor has protein sequence MNGQTHQVENHDRVVRTLPFVESLARRMAASMPHSIDISDLVQDGVVGLIDAASRFDEGRGIKFETFAERRVRGAMIDALRREAWPRGVRRVRRELEAAREELRITMGCEPSVADLAAKVGSDEKRLNRTIVRINTIESTSPHSSTDGGDDVNLPAALMPSEPMSPAKAFETGETRDRVRAAIASLPWRERKVVGMYYYGDVTMKDIGGSIGVNESRVSQLHTRAIQRLRVALGSEADPKSAGKILREAVWAFQQKPRMLKAQLATAPTQVATSPEQRKQMVATWTRMPLAVAAEKPRARARAARR, from the coding sequence ATGAACGGTCAGACACACCAGGTTGAGAATCACGACAGAGTCGTCAGGACGTTGCCGTTTGTTGAGTCGCTCGCGCGCCGGATGGCGGCGTCGATGCCACACTCGATCGACATCAGCGACCTCGTCCAGGACGGCGTGGTGGGTCTGATTGACGCAGCCTCCCGGTTCGACGAAGGCCGCGGCATCAAGTTCGAGACGTTCGCCGAGCGGCGCGTGCGGGGCGCGATGATTGACGCGCTTCGGCGCGAAGCCTGGCCGCGTGGCGTCCGCCGCGTCCGCCGCGAGCTCGAAGCCGCGCGCGAGGAACTGCGCATCACGATGGGCTGCGAGCCGTCGGTCGCGGATCTGGCCGCCAAGGTCGGCTCCGACGAAAAGCGCCTCAACCGCACCATCGTCCGCATCAACACGATTGAATCGACCTCACCGCACTCCAGCACCGATGGCGGCGATGACGTGAATTTGCCGGCCGCGCTGATGCCGTCTGAGCCCATGTCGCCCGCCAAAGCCTTCGAGACAGGCGAGACCCGCGACCGCGTGCGTGCCGCCATTGCGTCGTTGCCCTGGCGCGAGCGCAAGGTCGTCGGCATGTATTACTACGGCGATGTGACGATGAAGGATATCGGAGGCAGTATTGGGGTCAACGAATCGCGCGTGTCGCAGTTGCACACGCGGGCGATTCAGCGTCTGCGCGTTGCGCTCGGCTCCGAGGCCGATCCGAAGTCGGCGGGCAAAATTCTGCGCGAGGCCGTATGGGCTTTTCAGCAGAAGCCCAGGATGCTCAAGGCGCAACTGGCGACCGCGCCGACGCAGGTGGCCACCTCGCCCGAGCAGCGTAAGCAGATGGTGGCGACCTGGACGCGGATGCCGCTGGCTGTCGCGGCCGAGAAGCCGCGTGCCCGCGCCCGCGCCGCGCGGCGGTAG
- a CDS encoding exopolysaccharide biosynthesis polyprenyl glycosylphosphotransferase, with translation MNTDPRRGLQRSEHRLLLLGGDVAAACVAVVASLWIWSLTTGFAFDAAFVWKWAVFAVLAPVWVLLLAPARQLRVGLSLNLTWRTLLVAAASVAAAYLLAYFYAPRAVLPRLPALYFLWEAALLTLGWRLCYLYALSRGLFRRRALVIASAPAAASFAELLRGHAPDVEIVGSIDPGATEDALDELVRTRGVAEIVIGPRAALAPALLPALLRWQERGIEVVPMTTEYEHVLMRVPIADLEPDWMFTSLPEWVRARDASRAAKRIIDILCGLAGLMVLVVAAPIAALLIVADSGRPVFYRQRRLGAGGRTFDVLKFRTMVQGAETEGPQWATKSDPRVTRVGRWLRRSRVDELPQVFSVLRGDMSTVGPRPERPEFAEVLERQIPFYRTRLMVRPGLTGWAQVNTPYGDSVEGAALKLEYDLYYIKHRSLLFDLWIVLRTVGTVFAMGGR, from the coding sequence ATGAACACCGATCCACGACGCGGCCTTCAGCGCTCCGAACACCGCTTGTTGCTGCTCGGCGGCGATGTGGCGGCGGCGTGCGTGGCCGTTGTTGCCTCTCTCTGGATCTGGAGCCTGACCACCGGGTTCGCGTTCGACGCGGCGTTCGTCTGGAAATGGGCGGTCTTTGCCGTCCTGGCGCCGGTCTGGGTATTGCTGCTGGCCCCGGCGCGCCAATTGCGCGTGGGCCTGTCGCTCAATCTCACGTGGCGAACACTGCTGGTGGCCGCGGCCTCGGTGGCGGCCGCGTACCTGCTGGCGTACTTCTACGCGCCACGCGCCGTCCTGCCCCGCCTGCCCGCACTCTATTTTCTCTGGGAGGCGGCGCTCCTGACGCTCGGGTGGCGGCTCTGTTATCTCTACGCGTTGTCGCGCGGGTTGTTTCGACGCCGCGCTCTCGTCATCGCCAGCGCGCCGGCAGCCGCCAGTTTCGCGGAGTTGCTCCGCGGGCATGCGCCGGATGTAGAGATTGTCGGGTCGATCGATCCGGGCGCCACAGAGGATGCGCTCGATGAGCTCGTGCGCACGCGCGGGGTGGCGGAAATTGTGATTGGGCCCCGCGCCGCGCTGGCGCCTGCACTGCTGCCCGCGCTACTTCGCTGGCAGGAACGCGGCATCGAGGTGGTGCCAATGACGACGGAGTATGAGCATGTGCTGATGCGCGTGCCCATCGCCGACCTCGAGCCGGACTGGATGTTCACATCACTGCCGGAATGGGTGCGCGCGCGCGATGCGTCACGTGCTGCCAAGCGGATCATCGACATCCTATGCGGTCTCGCGGGACTGATGGTGCTGGTTGTCGCCGCGCCGATTGCCGCGCTGCTGATCGTCGCGGACTCGGGCCGGCCGGTGTTCTACCGGCAGCGGCGGCTCGGGGCGGGCGGACGGACGTTCGACGTCCTCAAGTTCCGGACGATGGTGCAGGGGGCCGAAACGGAGGGGCCGCAGTGGGCCACGAAGAGCGACCCGCGCGTGACGCGCGTGGGACGCTGGCTGCGCCGCTCCCGCGTGGACGAACTGCCGCAGGTGTTCAGCGTTCTGCGCGGCGACATGAGCACCGTGGGACCGCGGCCCGAGCGACCGGAGTTCGCCGAGGTGCTCGAGCGGCAGATCCCGTTCTATCGCACGCGGCTGATGGTGCGGCCAGGCCTCACGGGGTGGGCCCAGGTGAATACGCCTTACGGGGATTCGGTAGAGGGCGCGGCGCTGAAGCTCGAGTACGACCTCTATTACATCAAGCACCGGTCGTTGCTATTCGACCTGTGGATCGTGCTGCGGACGGTGGGCACGGTCTTCGCGATGGGGGGACGGTAA
- a CDS encoding UpxY family transcription antiterminator, with product MSVSDDTSASDILVPDLVISDQSPWYAIWTRSRAEKSVVEQLERKHIEVFLPTIQRWSRWKDRKKKVDWPLFPGYCFARFDRRAALDVRKCVGVATIISFDGELAPIPNAEIEAIQRVVSSDLQFDPCPLLHEGDLVEVMHGPLKGVTGRLIHKGPKTMLLVAITMINRGVEVRLDAADVRKY from the coding sequence ATGTCCGTGAGCGACGACACCAGCGCGAGCGACATTCTGGTTCCCGACCTGGTCATCTCCGACCAATCCCCGTGGTACGCCATCTGGACGCGCAGCCGCGCCGAAAAGTCCGTCGTCGAGCAACTGGAGCGAAAGCACATCGAGGTCTTCCTGCCGACAATCCAGCGATGGAGCCGCTGGAAGGACCGCAAGAAGAAGGTCGACTGGCCGCTGTTCCCGGGCTACTGCTTCGCGCGCTTCGACAGGCGAGCGGCGCTCGATGTGCGAAAGTGCGTGGGCGTCGCGACGATCATCTCGTTTGATGGCGAACTGGCGCCGATTCCCAACGCCGAGATTGAGGCCATCCAGCGCGTCGTCTCATCCGATCTGCAATTCGATCCGTGTCCGCTCCTGCACGAAGGCGACCTCGTCGAGGTCATGCACGGCCCGCTCAAGGGTGTGACCGGACGCCTGATCCACAAGGGGCCAAAGACGATGCTCCTGGTCGCGATCACGATGATCAACCGCGGAGTCGAAGTTCGCCTCGACGCCGCCGACGTGCGGAAGTATTGA
- a CDS encoding peptidyl-prolyl cis-trans isomerase, protein MSKLQVLVIGTAFAALPLATQAQTVAPQQPAQPPAQAAPAAAPAPPSMLLEQILVKVNGDIITKTDLEARQIDAIRRRGQQLNDDQLKKAIADLTPDILVDAVDELLLLQRGKELGYKVTEDDYKRVLDNIRKENKLESDEAFAAALKQEGLDMTVLRKNLERQLIINRVQQVDVAAKLGLTEEEARRYYDEHKSDFTTPASITLREIVVLAPTDGKNVSVATDEETQRKADAVLARLKAGEAFEKLVAEVSESPSKANGGLVGPIQPDELAPDIKKLVDPLKPGDMTAVYRTPKGYGILKLETATKADVKPFDQAREDVSNKVFDAKRRAEFDKYIRRLRSEGIIEWKNEEMQKLWVAKTSAPTTESKNPGVS, encoded by the coding sequence ATGAGCAAGTTGCAGGTCCTCGTCATTGGCACGGCTTTCGCTGCTCTTCCGCTGGCGACGCAGGCGCAGACAGTGGCCCCCCAGCAGCCGGCGCAACCGCCCGCTCAGGCCGCACCGGCCGCCGCGCCAGCGCCGCCGTCCATGCTGCTCGAGCAGATTCTCGTCAAGGTGAATGGCGACATCATCACCAAGACCGATCTCGAGGCGCGGCAGATCGACGCGATCCGACGCCGCGGCCAGCAACTCAACGACGATCAACTGAAAAAGGCCATCGCCGATCTGACGCCAGACATCCTCGTTGATGCCGTGGACGAGCTTCTGCTCCTGCAGCGCGGCAAGGAACTCGGCTACAAGGTGACCGAGGACGATTACAAACGGGTGCTCGACAACATCCGCAAGGAGAACAAGCTCGAGTCGGATGAGGCCTTCGCGGCTGCCCTCAAGCAGGAAGGGCTCGACATGACCGTGCTGCGCAAGAACCTCGAGCGGCAGCTCATCATCAACAGGGTGCAGCAGGTCGACGTGGCGGCCAAGCTCGGGCTGACCGAAGAAGAAGCGCGGCGTTACTACGACGAGCACAAGAGCGACTTTACGACGCCGGCGTCGATCACGCTTCGCGAAATCGTCGTGCTCGCGCCCACCGACGGCAAGAACGTCAGCGTCGCCACCGACGAGGAGACCCAGCGAAAAGCCGACGCCGTGCTCGCGCGCCTCAAGGCGGGGGAGGCCTTCGAGAAACTCGTCGCCGAAGTGTCCGAGTCGCCATCCAAGGCGAACGGCGGCCTGGTGGGTCCCATCCAGCCAGACGAACTGGCACCCGACATCAAGAAACTGGTCGACCCGCTCAAACCTGGCGACATGACCGCCGTGTATCGCACCCCGAAGGGCTACGGCATCCTGAAGCTCGAAACCGCGACCAAGGCCGACGTCAAGCCGTTCGATCAGGCGCGAGAAGATGTGAGCAACAAGGTGTTCGATGCGAAACGGCGGGCCGAGTTCGACAAGTACATCCGGCGTCTCCGCAGCGAAGGCATCATCGAGTGGAAGAACGAGGAGATGCAGAAGTTGTGGGTTGCGAAGACCTCCGCGCCGACCACGGAGTCGAAGAACCCCGGCGTGTCGTAA
- the dusB gene encoding tRNA dihydrouridine synthase DusB, protein MNIGRVSLSPPMGIAPMAGMTDSAFRRLVKRQGGCGLVVSEMVSSEAIVRGIDRTLEYLEYTEEERPIAIQIFGGDPHAMAEAARIIESRGADIVDINMGCPVPKIARSAAGCSLMREPARAAAIVAAMVAAVKIPVTVKMRAGWNEREINAEEIARRVADAGAAGIAVHGRTAAQAYTGHADWDLIRRVAEAVRIPVFGCGDLVEPHHILERMKQANVAGVLVGRGILRNPWLFAQTADLMAGRPIREISASDRGRFLLDYIELLAAENPDSGRWIVNKLRALCGWYTKGFEGGSNLRVAVNHAASVAELRGLIATFFGGR, encoded by the coding sequence ATGAACATTGGCCGCGTGTCGCTCTCTCCTCCGATGGGCATTGCGCCGATGGCGGGGATGACCGACAGCGCGTTTCGCCGGCTGGTCAAGCGCCAGGGCGGATGCGGGCTCGTGGTCTCCGAGATGGTGTCATCCGAGGCCATCGTTCGCGGCATCGATCGAACGCTCGAGTATCTCGAATACACCGAAGAAGAGCGCCCCATCGCCATTCAGATTTTCGGTGGCGATCCCCACGCCATGGCCGAGGCCGCCCGCATCATCGAATCGCGCGGAGCGGACATCGTCGACATCAACATGGGGTGTCCCGTCCCCAAGATCGCCAGGAGCGCCGCCGGTTGCAGCTTGATGCGCGAGCCCGCCCGCGCGGCCGCGATTGTCGCAGCCATGGTGGCGGCGGTGAAGATTCCCGTCACCGTCAAGATGCGCGCCGGGTGGAACGAGCGCGAGATCAACGCGGAAGAGATTGCGCGAAGGGTGGCGGATGCGGGCGCGGCGGGAATTGCCGTTCACGGGCGCACGGCCGCCCAGGCCTACACGGGGCATGCGGATTGGGATCTGATTCGGCGTGTGGCGGAGGCCGTGAGAATCCCCGTCTTCGGGTGCGGTGATCTGGTGGAACCGCACCACATTCTTGAACGGATGAAGCAGGCGAATGTGGCCGGCGTCCTCGTTGGGCGCGGGATCCTGCGCAATCCCTGGCTGTTCGCGCAGACGGCAGATCTGATGGCGGGTCGCCCCATTCGCGAGATCAGCGCCAGCGACCGCGGCCGCTTCCTCCTTGATTACATCGAGCTGCTCGCCGCCGAGAATCCAGATTCCGGCCGCTGGATCGTTAACAAGCTGCGTGCCCTCTGCGGCTGGTACACCAAGGGCTTCGAGGGCGGATCCAACCTGCGTGTGGCCGTCAATCACGCCGCGTCAGTCGCGGAACTGCGCGGTCTCATCGCGACGTTCTTCGGCGGGAGGTAA